A region from the Leptospira venezuelensis genome encodes:
- a CDS encoding ABC transporter permease, whose translation MFFLAIRQLISRPQQTFLTFFGILLGTAGYVVFSGMMLGFQEYITDQLVNNDAQIRISPRDEVLKEESFRGVFFPDSFVHWIKPPSGKTDSTQLTNVKGWFLKLDLDERVEAYAPQLNRQLIFKFGKQTLPAKLFGIDPVRQMKVTTIGSYVEKGNLRDLDRGGDVIFAGAGLIERLGAEAGDIIQVVSTDGKISNVKVEGVIRVGNRMIDEGSVYASIRTVQRLTQANGIISEIVVRLKDVSKAADVATEWSFLTRDKVQSWDQAYESILSVFKTQNIVRNTTTFTIILVVAFGIYNVLNMVVNHKKKEIAILRSLGFDENDTIRLFIIQGLLLGLVGAILGLLVGATVCYWLDGYPIGGKSTKGPIMTNVMKISWDYSIYLQAFCLSVITSGIAAYIPARSASKLSPVEIIRGSA comes from the coding sequence ATGTTTTTTTTAGCGATCCGACAATTGATCAGTCGTCCTCAACAAACTTTTCTTACATTTTTCGGAATACTTTTAGGAACCGCAGGTTATGTTGTTTTTTCTGGGATGATGCTCGGTTTTCAAGAATATATTACCGACCAGTTAGTTAACAACGATGCTCAGATCAGGATATCTCCTAGGGATGAGGTTTTAAAAGAAGAAAGTTTTCGTGGAGTTTTTTTTCCGGATTCATTTGTTCATTGGATCAAACCTCCATCCGGAAAGACCGATTCAACTCAGCTAACGAACGTTAAGGGATGGTTCTTAAAACTGGATCTTGATGAGAGAGTCGAGGCTTATGCTCCTCAATTGAATCGGCAATTGATTTTCAAGTTCGGAAAACAAACTCTACCTGCTAAACTTTTCGGTATAGATCCTGTTCGACAAATGAAAGTTACGACAATCGGTAGCTATGTTGAAAAAGGAAATTTAAGAGACCTAGATAGAGGAGGAGATGTTATTTTTGCCGGTGCCGGGCTCATAGAACGTTTGGGAGCAGAGGCAGGAGATATTATTCAGGTAGTTTCGACCGACGGTAAAATTTCGAACGTAAAAGTTGAGGGAGTGATTCGGGTCGGAAATCGGATGATAGACGAAGGTTCCGTATATGCGTCGATCCGCACAGTGCAGAGACTCACTCAAGCAAATGGCATTATTTCGGAGATAGTTGTTCGTTTAAAAGATGTTTCTAAAGCAGCGGATGTAGCTACCGAGTGGTCTTTTTTGACTAGGGATAAAGTGCAAAGTTGGGACCAAGCTTACGAAAGTATTCTTTCCGTATTTAAGACCCAAAACATAGTGAGGAACACTACCACCTTTACAATCATACTGGTAGTTGCATTCGGAATTTATAATGTATTGAATATGGTCGTGAATCACAAGAAAAAAGAGATAGCGATCTTGAGATCTCTTGGGTTCGACGAGAACGATACAATCCGACTTTTTATAATCCAAGGCCTATTATTGGGATTAGTTGGGGCTATCTTAGGGCTTTTAGTCGGAGCAACTGTCTGCTATTGGTTGGACGGTTATCCGATCGGAGGAAAAAGTACGAAGGGTCCTATTATGACAAACGTAATGAAGATTTCCTGGGATTACAGTATTTACCTCCAAGCATTCTGCCTTTCTGTAATTACGAGTGGTATAGCCGCATATATTCCAGCACGGTCCGCATCTAAATTATCTCCCGTAGAGATCATTAGAGGTAGCGCATGA
- a CDS encoding ABC transporter ATP-binding protein — protein MKSDPNTILNCDSLVKSFGEPATLAINNVSLSMKKGEFVSLTGRSGSGKSTLLYMLSGLDIPTSGKVYLDGRDLFQMESEEAHRFRNQNIGFVFQFHYLLPELSAIENILMPTRKIGEEGKKRDYARSLLKDFGLEHCKDKYPSQMSGGEQQRAAIARALIMDPGLIFADEPTGNLDTTNGDKTMEIFKKRNKENGTTILYVTHDPEYAALADRRINMVDGQIESDQRQNSGKKKSRI, from the coding sequence ATGAAATCCGATCCGAATACGATCCTAAATTGTGATTCTCTAGTTAAATCCTTCGGAGAACCGGCTACTTTAGCTATTAATAATGTAAGTCTGAGTATGAAAAAAGGAGAGTTTGTTTCTTTGACCGGTAGGTCCGGTTCCGGAAAGTCTACCTTACTTTATATGTTGAGTGGTTTGGATATCCCAACGTCCGGAAAAGTATATTTGGACGGAAGAGACCTTTTCCAAATGGAAAGTGAAGAGGCTCATCGTTTTCGGAATCAAAATATCGGATTCGTTTTTCAATTCCATTATCTATTGCCGGAATTGAGTGCGATAGAGAACATATTGATGCCTACGAGAAAGATCGGAGAAGAAGGCAAAAAACGAGATTACGCTAGAAGTCTGTTGAAGGACTTCGGATTGGAACATTGTAAAGATAAATATCCTTCGCAAATGTCAGGGGGAGAGCAACAAAGGGCTGCAATTGCCCGGGCCCTTATCATGGATCCGGGGCTGATCTTCGCTGACGAACCCACAGGAAATTTAGATACCACAAACGGCGACAAGACGATGGAGATCTTTAAAAAAAGGAATAAGGAGAACGGCACGACCATACTATACGTTACTCACGATCCAGAATATGCGGCTTTAGCCGATCGAAGGATCAATATGGTTGATGGGCAAATAGAATCCGATCAGAGGCAGAACTCAGGAAAGAAAAAATCTCGTATCTAA
- the gatB gene encoding Asp-tRNA(Asn)/Glu-tRNA(Gln) amidotransferase subunit GatB, giving the protein MEYEVIIGLEVHAQLNTDSKVFSDSPSKFGAAPNSQVSSVCLGLPGSLPVLNEEALTKAIMAGLAFGSNITLHTKFDRKNYFYPDLPKGYQISQFDRPICEGGKIFFTVKGEDKPRFVNLTRIHIEEDAGKLIHSADPKIPQSYVDLNRAGTPLIEIVSEPDMRSSDEAYYYLLALKSVLRYIRVSDCNMEEGSLRCDANVSIRPKGSDKFGTRVEIKNLNSFKAVKAAIDYEVEWQKDMYTQGKTFPQQTKLWDSASNVTLTMRTKEMSHDYRYFPDPDLPPVILTKETVEDIRKSLPELPDARRDRFVEKLGLPKYDAEVLTAEREIADYYESALKVSGDAKKTSNWVKDEVLGIVNKESITISEFKVGPERIGGLVKLIADGKISGKIGKTVFEEMLGTDKDPETIVTEKNLIVVRDDKEIERIVDEAIAANEDAVQKYKSGKDRALGAIVGYVMKVSKGKADPNLVNQMLLDKLGPLPPKG; this is encoded by the coding sequence ATGGAATACGAAGTAATCATCGGTTTGGAAGTACATGCTCAGTTAAACACGGATTCCAAAGTTTTCTCCGATAGCCCTTCCAAGTTCGGAGCCGCTCCTAATTCCCAGGTCTCCTCGGTCTGTTTAGGACTTCCAGGTTCTTTGCCTGTTTTAAACGAAGAAGCTTTGACCAAGGCAATCATGGCCGGTCTTGCATTCGGTTCTAATATCACTCTTCATACTAAGTTCGATAGAAAGAATTATTTTTATCCAGACCTTCCGAAAGGTTATCAAATTTCACAATTCGACAGACCGATCTGCGAAGGTGGAAAAATCTTTTTCACAGTTAAGGGAGAAGATAAACCAAGATTTGTAAACCTTACCCGCATTCATATAGAAGAAGATGCCGGAAAATTAATACACTCCGCAGATCCTAAAATTCCTCAGTCTTATGTAGACTTAAATCGTGCTGGAACTCCTCTAATAGAGATCGTTTCCGAACCTGATATGCGTTCTTCTGACGAGGCATACTATTATCTTTTAGCTCTTAAATCTGTTCTTAGATATATTAGAGTTTCCGATTGTAATATGGAAGAAGGTTCACTCCGCTGTGATGCGAACGTTTCTATTCGTCCGAAAGGTTCCGACAAATTCGGGACTAGAGTAGAGATCAAAAACTTGAACTCATTCAAAGCAGTCAAAGCTGCCATCGATTATGAAGTAGAATGGCAAAAAGATATGTATACTCAGGGAAAAACTTTCCCTCAACAAACCAAACTTTGGGACTCGGCCTCTAACGTAACTCTCACAATGAGAACCAAAGAGATGAGCCATGACTATAGATACTTCCCGGATCCGGACCTTCCTCCTGTAATTCTTACTAAAGAAACTGTAGAAGATATTCGGAAATCTCTTCCGGAACTTCCTGATGCAAGAAGAGACAGATTTGTAGAAAAATTAGGACTTCCTAAATACGATGCAGAAGTATTAACTGCGGAACGAGAAATTGCAGACTATTATGAAAGCGCTCTCAAAGTTTCCGGAGACGCTAAAAAAACGTCCAACTGGGTCAAAGACGAAGTATTAGGAATTGTTAATAAAGAAAGTATTACCATCTCCGAATTCAAAGTAGGTCCGGAAAGAATAGGCGGCCTTGTAAAACTGATCGCTGACGGAAAAATTTCAGGTAAGATCGGTAAAACTGTCTTCGAAGAAATGCTCGGAACAGACAAAGATCCGGAAACAATCGTAACCGAAAAAAATCTGATCGTAGTTCGTGACGATAAAGAAATCGAAAGGATCGTGGACGAAGCCATTGCCGCAAACGAAGATGCTGTGCAAAAATACAAATCTGGTAAAGACAGAGCTCTTGGCGCTATCGTGGGTTACGTGATGAAGGTTTCCAAAGGAAAAGCAGATCCGAATCTAGTGAACCAGATGTTGCTCGATAAATTAGGACCTTTGCCTCCTAAGGGTTGA
- a CDS encoding ParA family protein: protein MKQTLCIANQKGGVGKTTTSVHLAVGLARKGDRVLLIDLDAQKNASSVFPESSIKNGKDSFLLFSEKVPIRELITPTRIEGLSLLPASSKLSQIDVLLSGKMDGFFVLKEALETVANDFDWVVIDCPPSLSLITMNAFVAATGVIVPLQISKFSLDGIEAILEAKNHTVKRFNPDLKILGALLTLFQQRTTMSQTVVPMVEEHLRLFESKIPPSVAVEEAHLLNQSLYEYQPKNKTTKAYQRFTDEVYSFGR from the coding sequence ATGAAACAAACTCTTTGTATAGCCAATCAAAAAGGGGGAGTGGGGAAAACGACCACGTCCGTCCATCTTGCTGTGGGTCTTGCCAGAAAGGGAGATAGGGTTTTGCTCATAGACCTGGATGCCCAAAAAAACGCGAGTTCCGTATTTCCGGAATCTTCTATCAAGAATGGTAAGGACTCATTTTTGCTTTTTAGCGAGAAGGTCCCAATTCGTGAATTGATTACGCCTACCAGGATAGAAGGTTTAAGTTTGCTTCCTGCATCTTCTAAACTTTCTCAGATTGATGTTTTGCTGTCTGGAAAAATGGATGGATTTTTTGTCCTGAAGGAAGCTCTGGAAACTGTCGCGAATGATTTTGATTGGGTGGTGATAGATTGTCCGCCTAGTCTTTCTTTGATCACCATGAATGCTTTTGTTGCTGCGACTGGAGTGATTGTACCATTGCAGATCTCTAAATTTTCATTGGATGGGATAGAAGCGATCTTAGAGGCCAAAAATCATACAGTAAAAAGGTTTAATCCTGATTTGAAAATTTTAGGAGCATTATTGACCTTATTCCAACAAAGGACTACGATGTCTCAAACAGTAGTTCCTATGGTCGAAGAACATCTTCGACTCTTTGAATCTAAAATTCCTCCTTCTGTTGCTGTAGAAGAGGCACATCTTTTGAACCAATCTTTATACGAATACCAACCCAAAAACAAAACGACCAAGGCTTACCAACGATTCACAGACGAGGTTTACTCTTTTGGCAGGTAA
- a CDS encoding toxin-antitoxin system YwqK family antitoxin: MKFSKFIIFFICSFAFFCESAEKPNGLPAGAKFDKNMNAYILNEPGLTRIYYDNGKLYFECPLDENRLYHGVCKSYLRSEDGISSVGKYEHGSKIGDWVWYFSDGKPYIKQRFGSQIKNEFAQFNGDEGNEEGLYERYYPEGTIEVKGNYKNGQKSDFWQKYFKDGELEYSGYYSKGKKIRTWFYYFPNRQTESVEVFDENGIFLSRTIFSPTGKVLCEVQKKESNCG, encoded by the coding sequence ATGAAATTTTCAAAATTTATAATATTCTTCATTTGCTCTTTTGCATTTTTTTGTGAGTCTGCAGAAAAGCCAAACGGTCTGCCCGCGGGAGCAAAATTCGACAAAAACATGAATGCATATATTCTAAACGAGCCGGGACTCACTAGAATATATTACGATAATGGAAAGTTGTATTTTGAATGCCCCTTAGATGAGAATAGACTCTATCACGGGGTATGCAAATCCTATCTAAGATCCGAAGACGGGATCTCTTCTGTTGGAAAATATGAGCACGGGTCCAAGATTGGGGACTGGGTTTGGTATTTTTCCGACGGCAAACCTTATATCAAACAAAGATTCGGAAGCCAGATCAAAAACGAATTCGCCCAATTTAATGGTGACGAAGGAAACGAAGAAGGTTTGTACGAGAGATATTATCCTGAAGGAACTATAGAAGTAAAAGGCAATTATAAGAACGGACAAAAGTCCGATTTCTGGCAAAAATACTTCAAAGACGGGGAATTGGAATATTCAGGTTATTATTCCAAGGGAAAGAAGATTCGCACTTGGTTCTATTATTTCCCAAACAGACAAACAGAGTCTGTAGAAGTTTTTGATGAGAATGGTATTTTCTTATCTAGAACTATTTTTTCTCCAACTGGTAAAGTTCTCTGCGAAGTTCAGAAAAAAGAATCTAACTGCGGCTAA
- a CDS encoding LIC_10230 family protein produces the protein MKSRIKLTITYIIPFVLLLVSGFQLFLQPTFLNTNDTSTMEALLDGTAREPISGFYFQGGAISQMLLTENILKEIEDPSLPNDSQPEEIKNRLGRVLLGQRLQIFFYVFLAILSLTSFLSLYFRAFFYAFLNRILYFFGFIHGLFSMPNIALAGASSGRTEDLVWVIPSLFLAFAWIIGMVYLMFTIGKLFSKDEADRFHSLKNLREDESEFRSENNRNNSFATALLHFLGIVALGTLIGNIVYIPLFVLQKNYSEPFGILIAGAVIAVSAFYIRNYLKFGRSSELSTYQNLALGISYLQVRFIRIALMILLVLVLVIVFILFLFNLLTINFGILESLFPSIDSRQNL, from the coding sequence ATGAAATCTCGCATTAAATTGACCATCACTTACATTATCCCTTTCGTTCTTCTATTGGTCAGCGGATTTCAACTTTTCCTTCAACCTACATTTTTAAATACAAACGACACTTCTACTATGGAAGCGTTATTAGACGGAACAGCAAGGGAGCCAATCTCCGGATTTTATTTCCAAGGTGGCGCGATCTCTCAGATGCTTCTGACTGAAAACATCTTAAAAGAAATAGAAGATCCAAGTCTTCCGAATGATTCTCAACCTGAAGAAATTAAAAACAGATTGGGAAGAGTTCTACTCGGTCAAAGATTGCAAATCTTCTTTTATGTATTCTTAGCAATTCTTTCTCTGACTTCTTTTCTTTCTCTTTATTTCAGAGCATTTTTCTATGCCTTCTTAAATCGAATTCTATATTTTTTCGGTTTTATTCACGGACTTTTCAGCATGCCGAATATCGCTCTGGCCGGCGCAAGTTCAGGAAGGACAGAAGATCTTGTTTGGGTGATACCTTCTCTATTCTTAGCATTTGCTTGGATTATAGGTATGGTTTATTTAATGTTCACCATCGGAAAACTTTTCTCTAAAGATGAAGCGGATCGTTTTCATTCTCTTAAAAATTTAAGAGAAGACGAATCGGAATTTAGGTCTGAAAATAATCGAAACAATTCTTTTGCTACTGCACTTCTACACTTTTTGGGTATTGTAGCATTAGGTACTTTGATCGGGAATATAGTTTATATTCCATTATTTGTTCTTCAAAAAAATTATTCTGAACCGTTTGGGATTTTGATCGCAGGAGCGGTTATCGCTGTTTCAGCATTTTATATCCGAAATTATCTTAAATTCGGAAGAAGTTCCGAGCTAAGTACTTACCAGAACTTGGCGTTAGGGATCAGTTATTTACAGGTAAGATTTATTAGAATCGCTTTGATGATTCTTTTGGTTCTGGTCTTGGTAATTGTATTTATTCTTTTCTTATTCAATCTACTTACTATCAACTTTGGGATCTTAGAATCCTTGTTTCCATCCATCGATAGTAGACAAAATCTCTAA
- a CDS encoding ABC transporter permease: MNFFFHRSPLILLLTSRYIRGSRVTGLLSIKSRISFIVMAVGVALLIVVLSIFNGFQRQLKESLWQGGEHITIESSSNGGEIRDYQKIIKYIQNDPELKDRIISVEGGIQSHGLIQRYNVFYPVLIKAVAIPSVDELIEHKLHNFPRIVHYDREELGHLNRESYIILGKEMEDLYNFSLGKQLTLAVPGGRFSLGKGVEVSVQNFRVSGFFKTGNYKFDSSFVYMALPVAQKFFKMKDSVNQITIKAKSLDDLAISKRKLYKLFNSLEFEQEIDAASSLSVRTIAEEQENLLAALQLEKTIISIIVFLFIILAALGMVASVYSLVRAKRKSIGVLKALGLPASDILLIFTLNAMLVGILASLTGGVGGVFLANSLDTIIGYIEEIINLLGPSFTGSDWTPVELVPKRIYYFDKLPVDINIPFIFMVTTAATILSGIAGYFPARWAASLNPVDTIRND, encoded by the coding sequence ATGAATTTCTTCTTTCATAGATCCCCCCTAATCCTACTTCTCACTTCCCGCTATATCCGAGGATCCAGAGTCACAGGACTACTTTCGATCAAGTCCAGGATTTCGTTTATCGTAATGGCCGTCGGAGTTGCCCTGCTTATCGTAGTACTTTCCATCTTCAATGGATTCCAAAGACAACTTAAGGAATCCCTGTGGCAAGGTGGCGAACATATTACAATTGAAAGTAGTTCCAATGGCGGAGAGATCCGAGACTACCAAAAGATCATCAAATATATACAAAACGATCCTGAACTAAAAGATAGGATCATTTCTGTGGAAGGCGGGATCCAAAGCCACGGACTCATCCAACGATATAACGTATTTTATCCAGTTCTTATCAAGGCAGTAGCTATTCCAAGTGTGGACGAATTGATAGAACATAAACTTCATAACTTCCCGAGAATCGTTCATTACGATAGAGAAGAGTTAGGTCATCTAAACCGCGAAAGTTATATCATCTTGGGAAAAGAGATGGAGGACCTTTACAATTTTAGTTTAGGCAAACAACTTACTTTAGCGGTTCCGGGGGGAAGGTTTTCTCTCGGAAAAGGGGTCGAAGTAAGCGTTCAAAATTTCAGAGTATCCGGATTTTTCAAAACTGGGAATTATAAGTTCGATTCTAGCTTTGTTTATATGGCATTGCCTGTTGCTCAGAAATTTTTCAAAATGAAAGATTCTGTAAATCAGATCACTATCAAGGCTAAATCTTTGGATGATCTTGCGATCAGTAAACGTAAATTGTATAAACTTTTTAATAGTTTAGAGTTTGAACAAGAAATTGATGCAGCTTCTTCATTATCCGTTAGAACCATTGCAGAAGAGCAAGAAAATCTTTTAGCAGCTTTACAGTTAGAAAAGACAATCATCTCTATTATCGTTTTCTTATTTATTATCTTGGCCGCACTTGGAATGGTCGCTTCGGTATATTCTTTAGTGCGAGCAAAACGAAAGTCTATCGGAGTGCTCAAAGCACTTGGACTTCCTGCTTCTGATATTCTTTTGATTTTTACATTGAATGCAATGCTTGTGGGGATCTTAGCTTCTTTGACCGGAGGTGTTGGAGGAGTGTTCTTGGCAAACTCTCTCGATACTATTATAGGTTATATTGAAGAGATTATCAATTTACTGGGACCTTCTTTCACTGGTTCCGATTGGACTCCTGTAGAGTTAGTTCCCAAGCGTATCTATTATTTTGATAAACTGCCTGTAGATATCAATATACCTTTTATTTTTATGGTAACTACTGCTGCTACGATACTTTCCGGGATCGCCGGATACTTCCCCGCAAGATGGGCTGCCAGCTTGAATCCTGTCGATACCATAAGGAACGACTAA
- a CDS encoding ABC transporter ATP-binding protein, which yields MSIIKIRNLVKKYHILEKEFSVLDGLDMDVEEGEIFSIEGKSGIGKSTLLNILGAMDSFDSGEIEICGINLNNLDEKGKESFRAEKIAFIFQHHLLLPDFSALENVSIPLLIKGYSTFKAEKEAISMLEKVGLKERIHSHPSQLSGGESARVGVARALVAGKKLILADEPTGNLDRENSRNLMNLIQELQKDLKFSLILVTHDMELAALAHKRNQIFQGKLKPAVVPQTV from the coding sequence GTGAGTATTATTAAGATCCGAAATCTGGTTAAAAAGTATCATATCCTAGAAAAGGAATTTTCCGTTCTAGATGGATTAGATATGGATGTGGAAGAAGGCGAGATCTTCTCCATTGAAGGGAAATCCGGGATTGGAAAGTCGACTCTTCTCAATATACTCGGTGCAATGGACAGCTTCGATTCAGGTGAGATCGAAATCTGTGGTATCAACTTAAACAATTTAGATGAGAAAGGAAAAGAAAGTTTCCGCGCGGAGAAGATTGCATTCATCTTCCAACATCATCTTCTTCTTCCCGACTTTTCAGCATTGGAAAATGTGAGCATCCCGCTTTTGATCAAAGGTTATTCTACTTTTAAAGCGGAGAAAGAAGCTATCTCCATGTTGGAGAAAGTTGGACTGAAAGAAAGGATACATTCTCATCCTTCTCAATTATCCGGAGGAGAGAGTGCTAGAGTAGGTGTGGCAAGAGCCTTAGTCGCCGGAAAAAAACTCATACTTGCGGACGAACCTACCGGAAACTTGGATAGAGAAAATTCTAGAAACCTAATGAATCTGATCCAAGAATTACAAAAGGATCTTAAATTCAGTCTAATACTAGTGACCCACGATATGGAACTGGCAGCACTCGCTCATAAAAGAAACCAGATCTTCCAAGGAAAACTCAAACCCGCAGTGGTCCCACAAACGGTATAA
- a CDS encoding ATP--guanido phosphotransferase yields the protein MDGCIYCGLSLLDWKNRGKIGCAHCIQFLGEEYTKFIPIQAPSDWEPPSHFTAISTWEKFRKTNWEEGLAYIDSYRLPFTYRFRIARNPKHSTYTKRTEKTNQFLKSFLEENDSQTEDLNQVKKRQNLELKQRIPWNSGTLVMGDEDHIRWEYVTDSLLELNSVLKSEFLAKFEAEDKFDFQKGIGFINSCPTNSGFGDKLSVSIPARLADSGELRDFRLPTDWGFYREELKGRLVFFRKNFGPNRKNSFFNLVSYLALLVISGKEGTKASFAP from the coding sequence ATGGATGGCTGTATTTATTGCGGCTTATCCCTTCTCGACTGGAAAAATCGGGGGAAGATAGGATGTGCTCACTGTATCCAATTTCTGGGAGAAGAATATACTAAGTTTATTCCAATCCAGGCCCCTTCTGATTGGGAACCTCCTTCTCATTTTACTGCAATCTCAACCTGGGAAAAATTCAGAAAAACAAATTGGGAAGAAGGTTTGGCCTATATAGATTCTTATCGTTTGCCATTTACGTATAGGTTTCGTATCGCTAGAAATCCGAAACATTCTACTTATACAAAACGTACTGAAAAAACGAACCAGTTCCTAAAGTCATTTTTAGAAGAGAATGATTCCCAAACTGAAGATCTGAATCAGGTAAAAAAACGTCAGAACCTAGAATTAAAACAAAGAATTCCCTGGAATTCAGGGACATTAGTGATGGGCGACGAGGATCATATTCGCTGGGAATATGTGACTGATTCCTTGCTTGAGTTAAACTCTGTCCTAAAATCCGAATTTTTAGCGAAATTCGAGGCAGAAGATAAGTTTGATTTTCAAAAAGGGATCGGATTCATCAATTCCTGTCCTACAAACTCCGGTTTTGGAGACAAACTTTCTGTTTCTATTCCGGCAAGACTTGCGGACTCGGGAGAGTTAAGGGATTTTAGGCTGCCTACGGACTGGGGCTTCTATCGGGAAGAATTGAAGGGCAGATTGGTCTTTTTCCGAAAAAATTTCGGCCCAAATAGAAAAAATTCCTTTTTCAATTTGGTTTCGTATTTAGCCTTACTGGTAATAAGCGGAAAAGAAGGGACAAAAGCCTCATTTGCCCCGTAA